The window GGCCAGCATCGACGCCCTGGAGTACTACGCGGAGGAGGCCCGGAGGATCTGCGGCCGCACCATCCCCACGGACCATCCGAACCGCCGCAGCCTCGTCATCCATCAGCCCGTGGGACCCGTGGCCGCCATCGGGCCGTGGAACTATCCCGTTCTGCTCCTCGCGTGGAAGGTGGCCCCGGCCCTGGCGGCAGGATGTACGGTGGTGGCGAAACCCCCCTCCCGAACACCCCTCGCGGTCTCGCGGTTCCTGGCGTGCCTGGTGGAGGCCGGCGCTCCCCATGGCGTGGTGAACACCGTGATCGGCCCGGGGAGTACGGTGGGGAGCTACCTCGTTCGCCACCCGGGGATCCGGAAGATCGCCTTCACGGGGGAAACCTCGACTGGAAAGGAGATCCTCCGGATGGCGGCGGAGGGGATGAAGCGGGTGTCCCTGGAACTGGGGGGACACTGCCCGTTGCTCGTCTTCCCGGACGCGGACCTGGAAGCTGCCGCGCGGGGTGGGGTCTACCGCGCCTTCCGCAACATGGGGCAGGTGTGCAACGCCGTCAACCGCATCTACGTCCACGAGCAGGTGTACGAATCCTTCGTGGAACGGTTCGTGGAGTACACCCGCCGGCTGCGGATCGGTCCCGGCCTCGAGGACCCGGACCTCGGCCCCATGACCACGCGGGAAGGACTGGAGAAGACCGTGGCGCACATCGAGGACGCGCGGGCCAAAGGCGCCCGGGTGGTGTACGGGGGTCACCGTCCCGAGGGGTTCCCCAAGGGGTATTTCTTCACCCCCACGGTGCTGGTGAATGCGGACCACTCCATGAAGGTCATGCGGGAGGAGACCTTCGGCCCCGTGGCACCCCTCATGCCCTTCCGGGACCTGGAGGAAGCCCTCCGGCTCGCCAACGACAGCCCTTACGGACTCGTGGCATACGCGTACACCCGGGACCTGCGCACCGCCTTCCTGGTCGCGGAGGGGCTGGAGGCGGGGACCGTGGGGGTGAACAACGTGGTGGGGGGGGAAGTGCCCTTCCCGTACGGGGGATGGAAGGAGAGCGGGTTTGGACTCGAGCTCTCGCACGAGGGCCTGGAGGAGTACCTGCTCACCAAGCACATCCGCATGGATCTCCCCTGAGGGATGCCATGAACCCGATCCGAAGCGAGCTCACTTGGGAGCCGGTCCAGCTCGGCCCGAACACGGTGCGGACGGTTCGGCGGGCGAGTGACCTCCGGGGACTCTTCGCGGATGCCCCGTCCCTGGAGGCGCTCGTGCGGGCCGGGGATCCCGTGGTGTACGAGACCTATGAGCCTCCCATCCCGGACGGCCCTGGGCACCTGCGGTACGGGCTCACCGTCCTCCACCCCGGCCGCGTGGGGCGCGAGTACTTCATGACCCGGGGACACTTCCACCTCCGGCGCGAGACCGCGGAGGTCTACGTCCCCCTGCGCGGCCGAGGCGTCCTGGTGCTCCAGGATGAGGGAGGGCGCTGCCGGGTGGAGGGCCTGCACCCCGGGACCGTCGTCTACGTCCCGCCGGGGTGGGCCCACCGCA is drawn from Armatimonadota bacterium and contains these coding sequences:
- a CDS encoding NAD-dependent succinate-semialdehyde dehydrogenase translates to MEHVDLLINGTWVEGKEKLSVLNPADEEAVGTASVAGQAEVDAAVEAAERAFWTWSRTPPTHRAALLRRAAQLVRERLESLARLLTLEQGKPLKDARGEIQASIDALEYYAEEARRICGRTIPTDHPNRRSLVIHQPVGPVAAIGPWNYPVLLLAWKVAPALAAGCTVVAKPPSRTPLAVSRFLACLVEAGAPHGVVNTVIGPGSTVGSYLVRHPGIRKIAFTGETSTGKEILRMAAEGMKRVSLELGGHCPLLVFPDADLEAAARGGVYRAFRNMGQVCNAVNRIYVHEQVYESFVERFVEYTRRLRIGPGLEDPDLGPMTTREGLEKTVAHIEDARAKGARVVYGGHRPEGFPKGYFFTPTVLVNADHSMKVMREETFGPVAPLMPFRDLEEALRLANDSPYGLVAYAYTRDLRTAFLVAEGLEAGTVGVNNVVGGEVPFPYGGWKESGFGLELSHEGLEEYLLTKHIRMDLP
- a CDS encoding glucose-6-phosphate isomerase family protein, translating into MNPIRSELTWEPVQLGPNTVRTVRRASDLRGLFADAPSLEALVRAGDPVVYETYEPPIPDGPGHLRYGLTVLHPGRVGREYFMTRGHFHLRRETAEVYVPLRGRGVLVLQDEGGRCRVEGLHPGTVVYVPPGWAHRSVNTGPEPLVFLYVYPADAGHDYETVARTGFRVRVLAENGQPQVVPAEGP